In the genome of Neovison vison isolate M4711 chromosome 3, ASM_NN_V1, whole genome shotgun sequence, one region contains:
- the GMPPA gene encoding mannose-1-phosphate guanyltransferase alpha isoform X1, translating to MLKAVILIGGPQKGTRFRPLSFEVPKPLFPVAGVPMIQHHIEACAQVPGMQEILLIGFYQPDEALTRFLEAAQQEFNLPIRYLQEFVPLGTGGGLYHFRDQILAGGPEAFFVLNADVCSDFPLTAMLDSYRHQPHPFLLLGTTANRTQSLNYGCIVENPQTHEVLHYVEKPSTFVSDIINCGIYLFSPEALKPLRDVFQRNQQDGQLEDSSGLWPGAGTIRLEQDVFSALAGQGQIYVHLTDGIWSQIKSAGSALYASRLYLGQYQLTHPERLAKHTPGGPRIRGNVYIHPTAKVAPSAVLGPNVSIGEGVTVGEGVRLRESIVLHGATLQEHTCVLHTIVGWGSTVGRWARVEGTPNDPNPNDPRAHMDSESLFKDGKLLPAITILGCRVRIPAEVLILNSIVLPHKELSRSFTNQIIL from the exons ATGCTCAAAGCTGTGATCCTGATTGGAGGCCCTCAAAAGG ggaCCCGCTTCAGGCCTTTGTCTTTTGAGGTGCCCAAACCCCTGTTTCCAGTAGCGGGGGTCCCTATGATCCAGCATCACATTGAGGCCTGTGCCCAG gtccctgggatgCAGGAGATTCTGCTCATTGGCTTCTACCAGCCTGACGAGGCCCTTACCCGATTTCTAGAGGCTGCTCAGCAGGAGTTTAACCTCCCCATCAG GTACCTGCAGGAATTTGTGCCCCTGGGCACAGGAGGTGGTCTCTACCATTTCCGGGACCAGATCCTGGCCGGGGGCCCCGAGGCCTTCTTTGTGCTCAACGCTGATGTCTGCTCCGACTTCCCCTTGACTGCTATGTTGGATTCCTATAGACACCAGCCTCACCCTTTCTTGCTCCTTGGCACCACG GCTAACAGGACACAGTCCCTCAACTACGGCTGTATTGTAGAGAACCCACAGACACACGAG GTCCTGCACTATGTGGAGAAGCCCAGCACCTTTGTTAGTGACATCATCAACTGTGGCATCTACCTCTTCTCCCCGGAAGCCCTGAAGCCCCTTCGGGATGTCTTCCAGCGTAACCAGCAGGATGGGCAACT GGAGGACTCCTCAGGCCTGTGGCCAGGGGCAGGCACCATCCGCCTAGAGCAGGACGTGTTCTCCGCCCTGGCTGGGCAGGGCCAGATCTATGTGCACCTCACTGACGGGATCTGGAGCCAGATCAAGTCCGCAGG CTCAGCCCTCTATGCCTCCCGCCTCTACCTGGGTCAGTACCAGCTCACTCACCCAGAACGCCTGGCCAAGCACACTCCCGGGGGTCCACGAATCCGAG GAAACGTTTACATCCACCCCACAGCTAAGGTGGCCCCATCAGCCGTG CTGGGCCCCAATGTCTCCATCGGGGAGGGGGTGACCGTGGGCGAGGGCGTGCGGCTCCGCGAGAGCATTGTCCTCCATGGGGCCACGCTGCAG GAGCACACGTGTGTCCTGCACACCATTGTGGGCTGGGGGAGCACTGTGGGGCGCTGGGCCCGTGTGGAGGGTACTCCCAATGACCCCAATCCCAACGACCCCCGAGCACACATGGACAGTGAGAGCCTCTTCAAGGACGGGAAGCTGCTGCCTGCCATCACCATCCTAG GCTGCCGCGTCCGGATCCCTGCTGAGGTGCTCATCCTGAACTCGATTGTTCTGCCACACAAGGAGCTGAGCCGCAGCTTCACCAACCAGATCATCCTCTGA
- the SPEGNB gene encoding SPEG neighbor protein gives MSKATSAKKTAAAAPPPGCTLDINDPQVQSAAIRIQASYRGHRSRKELREKGPPRVLEPLKDVVLIEGSAAKLTCRISAFPDPFIRWSKDGKELRDGPKYRYVFEDPDVVALVVRDGELADLGQYSINVTNPFGQCSDSARILVEVPAKIQKGPDNTKARKGATVTLTAEIMGEPAPDVGWTKDGEDIEEDDRVFFEIGSTTTTLTIRRATAQDSGKYEVYVENSLGMDQSFARVDVA, from the exons ATGTCCAAGGCAACTTCCGCCAAAAAAACAGCGGCTGCAGCCCCACCTCCGGGATGTACCCTGGATATCAACGACCCCCAGGTCCAGAGCGCGGCCATTCGCATCCAGGCCTCTTACCGGGGCCATAG GTCCCGGAAGGAGCTTCGCGAGAAGGGGCCGCCACGAGTGCTGGAGCCGCTGAAGGACGTGGTGCTGATCGAGGGCAGCGCGGCCAAGCTGACTTGCCGCATTTCGGCTTTTCCGGACCCCTTCATCCGCTGGAGCAAAGACGGCAAGGAGCTGCGCGACGGGCCCAAGTATCGCTACGTCTTCGAGGACCCTGACGTGGTCGCCCTGGTGGTGCGCGACGGCGAGCTGGCAGACCTGGGCCAGTACAGCATCAACGTAACCAACCCCTTCGGCCAGTGCTCTGACTCGGCGCGCATCCTCGTGGAAG TCCCTGCGAAGATTCAAAAGGGACCAGATAACACTAAGGCACGCAAAGGCGCCACCGTGACGCTGACCGCGGAGATCATGGGCGAGCCTGCGCCTGACGTCGGCTGGACCAAGGACGGGGAGGACATCGAGGAGGATGACAG ggTGTTCTTCGAGATCGGCAGTACCACCACGACGCTGACCATTCGCCGGGCCACGGCCCAGGACAGCGGCAAGTACGAGGTGTACGTGGAGAACAGCCTGGGCATGGACCAGAGCTTTGCTCGCGTGGATGTGGCCTGA
- the GMPPA gene encoding mannose-1-phosphate guanyltransferase alpha isoform X2, whose translation MQEILLIGFYQPDEALTRFLEAAQQEFNLPIRYLQEFVPLGTGGGLYHFRDQILAGGPEAFFVLNADVCSDFPLTAMLDSYRHQPHPFLLLGTTANRTQSLNYGCIVENPQTHEVLHYVEKPSTFVSDIINCGIYLFSPEALKPLRDVFQRNQQDGQLEDSSGLWPGAGTIRLEQDVFSALAGQGQIYVHLTDGIWSQIKSAGSALYASRLYLGQYQLTHPERLAKHTPGGPRIRGNVYIHPTAKVAPSAVLGPNVSIGEGVTVGEGVRLRESIVLHGATLQEHTCVLHTIVGWGSTVGRWARVEGTPNDPNPNDPRAHMDSESLFKDGKLLPAITILGCRVRIPAEVLILNSIVLPHKELSRSFTNQIIL comes from the exons atgCAGGAGATTCTGCTCATTGGCTTCTACCAGCCTGACGAGGCCCTTACCCGATTTCTAGAGGCTGCTCAGCAGGAGTTTAACCTCCCCATCAG GTACCTGCAGGAATTTGTGCCCCTGGGCACAGGAGGTGGTCTCTACCATTTCCGGGACCAGATCCTGGCCGGGGGCCCCGAGGCCTTCTTTGTGCTCAACGCTGATGTCTGCTCCGACTTCCCCTTGACTGCTATGTTGGATTCCTATAGACACCAGCCTCACCCTTTCTTGCTCCTTGGCACCACG GCTAACAGGACACAGTCCCTCAACTACGGCTGTATTGTAGAGAACCCACAGACACACGAG GTCCTGCACTATGTGGAGAAGCCCAGCACCTTTGTTAGTGACATCATCAACTGTGGCATCTACCTCTTCTCCCCGGAAGCCCTGAAGCCCCTTCGGGATGTCTTCCAGCGTAACCAGCAGGATGGGCAACT GGAGGACTCCTCAGGCCTGTGGCCAGGGGCAGGCACCATCCGCCTAGAGCAGGACGTGTTCTCCGCCCTGGCTGGGCAGGGCCAGATCTATGTGCACCTCACTGACGGGATCTGGAGCCAGATCAAGTCCGCAGG CTCAGCCCTCTATGCCTCCCGCCTCTACCTGGGTCAGTACCAGCTCACTCACCCAGAACGCCTGGCCAAGCACACTCCCGGGGGTCCACGAATCCGAG GAAACGTTTACATCCACCCCACAGCTAAGGTGGCCCCATCAGCCGTG CTGGGCCCCAATGTCTCCATCGGGGAGGGGGTGACCGTGGGCGAGGGCGTGCGGCTCCGCGAGAGCATTGTCCTCCATGGGGCCACGCTGCAG GAGCACACGTGTGTCCTGCACACCATTGTGGGCTGGGGGAGCACTGTGGGGCGCTGGGCCCGTGTGGAGGGTACTCCCAATGACCCCAATCCCAACGACCCCCGAGCACACATGGACAGTGAGAGCCTCTTCAAGGACGGGAAGCTGCTGCCTGCCATCACCATCCTAG GCTGCCGCGTCCGGATCCCTGCTGAGGTGCTCATCCTGAACTCGATTGTTCTGCCACACAAGGAGCTGAGCCGCAGCTTCACCAACCAGATCATCCTCTGA